From Flavobacterium alkalisoli, the proteins below share one genomic window:
- a CDS encoding Crp/Fnr family transcriptional regulator produces MDSLQKLRQVVFSLHPLPDMEWEQFAEILQYKSFYKGDFLISEGEQEHNVYFLLKGTTRNYFNRDGKEFTVAFHFEGEFVTAFYSLITSKPSVVTIEFLEDAHVIAIPYNKLQEFYTGSFNGATVGRKMAEIQYARRLEKEMELLSLTAEERYARLLKKNPKIVASVSVKHISSYLGIQPESLSRIRKQYSRN; encoded by the coding sequence ATGGATTCATTACAAAAATTGCGTCAGGTTGTTTTTAGCCTTCATCCTTTGCCGGATATGGAATGGGAACAGTTTGCCGAAATACTTCAATACAAATCATTTTACAAAGGAGATTTCCTTATAAGCGAAGGAGAGCAGGAACATAATGTTTACTTTTTACTGAAAGGTACCACGCGTAATTACTTTAACCGTGACGGAAAAGAATTTACGGTTGCCTTTCATTTTGAAGGTGAGTTTGTTACTGCTTTCTATTCGTTAATAACCTCAAAACCCAGTGTGGTTACTATCGAATTCCTTGAGGATGCACATGTAATAGCTATACCCTATAATAAACTACAGGAATTTTATACCGGTTCTTTTAACGGGGCTACCGTAGGCAGAAAAATGGCAGAAATACAGTATGCCAGGCGACTTGAAAAAGAAATGGAGCTCCTTTCGCTTACAGCAGAAGAGCGGTATGCCCGATTATTGAAAAAGAATCCTAAAATAGTAGCTTCTGTTTCGGTAAAACATATTTCTTCCTATTTGGGTATACAACCGGAAAGTCTTAGCCGTATAAGGAAACAATATTCTCGAAACTAA
- a CDS encoding pentapeptide repeat-containing protein has protein sequence MSSNYILDLQVTDKIFGTDDIMYKDFERCTFTNCDFTECNYLGVAFIDCEFVNCNFTEARINYVSLRDVMFTGCDFTGVNFAMVDSLLFKFEFKDCILDYAKFYTLKMKSTVFTDCRIIAADFMSADLTGAIFDNCDLHKSVFMDTIANKTDFYSSYNFTIDPEKNKLKRAIFSQSGLKGLLTKHEIIVK, from the coding sequence ATGTCTTCAAACTACATACTCGACTTACAGGTTACCGACAAGATATTTGGCACTGACGATATTATGTATAAAGATTTTGAGCGCTGTACGTTTACCAATTGCGATTTTACAGAATGTAATTACTTAGGCGTAGCTTTTATTGACTGTGAATTTGTAAACTGCAATTTTACCGAAGCCAGGATAAACTATGTATCGTTGAGGGATGTGATGTTTACCGGGTGTGATTTTACCGGAGTAAACTTTGCTATGGTAGATTCGCTGCTGTTCAAATTTGAGTTTAAGGATTGTATACTTGACTATGCCAAATTTTATACCCTGAAAATGAAAAGTACCGTGTTTACAGATTGCCGAATTATTGCCGCCGACTTTATGAGTGCCGACTTAACCGGAGCCATTTTTGACAATTGTGACCTGCATAAAAGTGTTTTTATGGATACAATTGCTAATAAAACCGATTTTTACAGCAGTTATAACTTTACAATAGACCCTGAAAAGAATAAATTGAAAAGGGCAATATTTTCACAATCAGGACTTAAGGGACTGCTCACAAAACATGAGATAATAGTAAAGTAA
- the glyA gene encoding serine hydroxymethyltransferase, whose product MQRDEQIFDLILEEQDRQINGLELIASENFVSDQVMEAAGSVLTNKYAEGYPGRRYYGGCEVVDVIEQIAIDRAKTLFGAEYANVQPHSGSQANASVFHACLKPGDKILGFDLSHGGHLTHGSPVNFSGRLYNPVFYGVEKETGRLNYDKIQEVATKEQPKMIIAGASAYSRDMDFKRFREIADSVGAILLADISHPAGLIAKGLLSDPIPYCHIVTTTTHKTLRGPRGGMILMGKDFENPWGITTPKGEVRMMSSLLDAAVFPGNQGGPLEHIIAAKAVAFGEALSDEFFRYTLQVQKNAKAMAEAFVKRGYDIISGGTDNHMMLIDLRNKNITGKEAENALVKAEITVNKNMVPFDDKSPFVTSGIRVGTAAITTRGLVEADMETVVDLIDRVVMNHTNEEVIEEVADEVNAMMGERPIFVF is encoded by the coding sequence ATGCAACGCGACGAACAAATTTTCGACCTGATTCTTGAAGAGCAGGACAGGCAGATAAACGGACTGGAACTTATTGCATCAGAAAACTTTGTGAGCGACCAGGTAATGGAAGCAGCAGGTTCTGTACTTACTAATAAATATGCTGAAGGGTATCCCGGAAGAAGGTATTATGGCGGATGTGAAGTAGTGGATGTTATCGAGCAGATAGCTATAGACAGAGCGAAAACCTTGTTTGGTGCTGAGTATGCAAACGTGCAGCCGCACTCAGGATCTCAGGCTAATGCTTCTGTTTTCCATGCGTGCCTTAAGCCAGGTGACAAAATTTTAGGTTTTGACCTTTCTCATGGTGGTCACTTGACTCACGGTTCTCCCGTAAACTTTTCAGGAAGGTTATACAACCCGGTATTCTACGGAGTAGAAAAGGAGACAGGAAGACTTAATTATGATAAAATACAGGAAGTAGCTACTAAAGAGCAACCTAAAATGATTATTGCAGGTGCTTCGGCTTATTCCCGTGATATGGACTTTAAACGTTTCAGGGAGATTGCAGACAGCGTAGGAGCTATACTTCTTGCTGATATTTCTCACCCTGCAGGGCTTATTGCAAAAGGACTTTTAAGCGACCCTATACCTTATTGCCACATTGTGACTACTACAACTCACAAAACGCTAAGAGGGCCAAGAGGTGGTATGATACTTATGGGTAAAGATTTTGAAAACCCATGGGGTATTACAACTCCTAAAGGAGAGGTAAGAATGATGTCATCTTTACTTGATGCTGCCGTATTCCCGGGTAACCAGGGTGGGCCGTTAGAACATATTATCGCTGCTAAGGCTGTTGCTTTTGGTGAAGCTTTAAGCGATGAGTTCTTCCGTTACACACTTCAGGTACAAAAAAATGCTAAAGCAATGGCTGAAGCTTTTGTTAAGAGAGGATATGACATTATTTCCGGAGGTACAGATAACCACATGATGCTTATCGACCTTAGAAACAAAAATATTACAGGAAAAGAAGCTGAGAACGCATTAGTGAAAGCTGAAATTACTGTAAACAAAAATATGGTTCCTTTTGATGATAAGTCTCCGTTTGTAACATCAGGTATCCGTGTGGGTACAGCTGCAATCACTACACGTGGTTTAGTTGAGGCTGATATGGAAACTGTGGTAGACCTTATTGATAGGGTGGTTATGAACCATACTAACGAAGAAGTTATTGAAGAGGTAGCTGATGAGGTAAATGCAATGATGGGTGAAAGACCAATTTTTGTATTCTAA
- the fahA gene encoding fumarylacetoacetase, which produces MTLTANDPSRKSWLNVPQDSDFPIQNIPFGVFITKDDVITIGTRIGNYAIDLGALQQLNYFEGIELTDDMFMQDTLNDFISDGKKTWRLVRNRIADIFDSNNPELRDNDKHKEVVIFNIEDVEMQLPVLIGDYTDFYSSREHATNVGKMFRDPDNALLPNWLHIPVGYHGRSSTIVPSGIPVHRPNGQTLPPGETQPVFGPSKRVDFELEMAFITTDANIMGEPIPVDEAEDHIFGMVLFNDWSARDIQKWEYVPLGPFLAKNFASSVSPWIVTLDALEPFRAAGPEQNDPKPLEYLQQEGEHAFDIKLQVAIAPENGGETVISNSNFKYMYWSMAQQLAHHTVNGCRVNSGDLMGSGTISGPTPDSFGSMLELTWGGQNPLKLSDGTERKFIEDGDTVIMRGYCQNDNIRIGFGEVSSKLLPPFSKK; this is translated from the coding sequence ATGACATTAACAGCAAACGACCCATCCAGAAAATCGTGGCTTAATGTACCACAAGACAGCGATTTCCCTATACAAAACATTCCGTTTGGCGTTTTCATAACAAAAGATGATGTAATAACGATAGGAACAAGGATAGGTAATTATGCGATAGACTTAGGTGCACTGCAGCAATTAAACTACTTTGAAGGTATTGAACTTACAGACGACATGTTTATGCAGGACACGCTAAATGACTTTATTTCTGACGGAAAAAAGACATGGCGCCTTGTAAGAAATCGTATTGCAGATATTTTTGACAGCAATAACCCAGAATTAAGAGATAACGATAAACATAAAGAGGTCGTTATCTTTAATATAGAAGATGTGGAAATGCAGCTTCCCGTACTTATCGGAGATTATACCGATTTCTACTCAAGCCGCGAGCACGCTACTAACGTAGGTAAAATGTTCCGCGACCCGGATAATGCACTTTTACCAAACTGGCTTCACATCCCTGTAGGTTACCACGGCAGAAGCTCTACCATTGTACCTTCGGGCATACCGGTTCATCGTCCAAACGGGCAAACACTTCCTCCGGGAGAAACACAACCGGTATTTGGCCCTTCTAAGCGTGTTGACTTTGAGCTGGAAATGGCTTTCATCACTACAGATGCTAATATTATGGGAGAACCTATTCCTGTTGATGAGGCAGAAGACCATATTTTTGGTATGGTACTGTTTAACGACTGGAGTGCACGTGATATACAAAAATGGGAATATGTGCCGCTAGGGCCATTCCTTGCCAAGAACTTTGCTTCTTCAGTATCTCCGTGGATAGTAACGCTTGATGCCCTTGAGCCTTTCCGTGCTGCAGGTCCTGAGCAAAACGACCCTAAGCCGTTAGAGTACTTACAGCAGGAAGGAGAGCATGCTTTTGACATTAAACTACAGGTAGCAATCGCTCCTGAAAATGGTGGTGAAACTGTAATATCTAACTCTAACTTTAAATATATGTACTGGAGCATGGCACAACAACTTGCTCACCATACAGTAAACGGTTGCCGTGTTAACTCAGGCGACTTAATGGGTAGTGGTACAATTTCGGGCCCAACTCCTGATAGCTTCGGGTCTATGCTTGAGCTTACATGGGGCGGACAAAACCCGCTTAAATTAAGCGACGGTACAGAGCGTAAATTTATTGAAGACGGAGACACTGTAATTATGCGTGGTTACTGTCAAAACGATAATATAAGAATTGGCTTTGGTGAGGTAAGCAGCAAATTATTGCCGCCTTTCAGCAAGAAATAA